The nucleotide window TCGATGGAGTCCACGTAGAACAGGCGCACCCAGCCCGCCAGATCGGCCAGCGTCTCGCAACGGTCCTTGAACAGGCCGCAGATGCGCGGCAGGCGCGCGTCGAGCTGGGCCGCCGGCACGCCGGCCTGCTCGGCGAAAGGCGTCACCAGCGTGGCCAGTTGGGCGTCATCCAGGGCCTTCAGGTGCTGGGCGTTGACCCAGCGCAGCTTGGCCTCGTCGAACTGGCCGGCGCTGCGGCCCAGGTGGTCGAGGTTGAACCACTCCAGGAACTGCGCGCGGCTGAAGATTTCGTCGTCGCCATGGCTCCAGCCCAGGCGCGCCAGGTAGTTCACCATGGCGTCGGGCAGGTAGCCTTCGTCGCGGTACTGCGTCACGGCCTTGGCGCCGTTGCGCTTGCTCATCTTCTCGCCCTGCTCGTTGAGCACGGTGGGCAGGTGGGCGAACACCGGCACCTGGGCGCCCAGTGCCTCGAAGATGTGGATCTGGCGCGGCGTGTTGTTGACGTGGTCGTCGCCGCGGATGACGTGGGTGATGGCCATGTCGATGTCATCCACGCAGACGCAGAAGTTGTAGGTGGGCGTGCCATCCGGGCGCGCGATCACCAGGTCGTCCAGCTCGCTGTTCTGGAACTCGATGCGGCCCTTGCACTTGTCGTCCCAGGCGACCACGCCGTCCTGCGGCGTCTTGAAGCGCAGCACGGGCTTGACGCCTTCGGGGATGGGCGGCAGCACCTTGCCGGGCGCGGGGCGCCAGGTGCCGTCGTAGCGCGGTTTTTCCTTGTTCGCCATCTGGCGCTCGCGCAGGGCGTCGAGCTCTTCCACGCGCATGTAGCAGGGATAGACGTGGCCCGCGGCCTGCAGCTGCGCCAGCACTTCCTTGTAGCGGTCCATGCGCTGCATCTGGAAGAACGGGCCTTCGTCCGGGGTGAGCTGCA belongs to Acidovorax sp. YS12 and includes:
- a CDS encoding glutamate--tRNA ligase; translation: MTAHKVRTRFAPSPTGFIHLGNIRSALYPWAFARANGGDFILRIEDTDVERSTQASVDVILEGMAWLQLTPDEGPFFQMQRMDRYKEVLAQLQAAGHVYPCYMRVEELDALRERQMANKEKPRYDGTWRPAPGKVLPPIPEGVKPVLRFKTPQDGVVAWDDKCKGRIEFQNSELDDLVIARPDGTPTYNFCVCVDDIDMAITHVIRGDDHVNNTPRQIHIFEALGAQVPVFAHLPTVLNEQGEKMSKRNGAKAVTQYRDEGYLPDAMVNYLARLGWSHGDDEIFSRAQFLEWFNLDHLGRSAGQFDEAKLRWVNAQHLKALDDAQLATLVTPFAEQAGVPAAQLDARLPRICGLFKDRCETLADLAGWVRLFYVDSIERNAEDFARHVTPAAEPALAAFAAAIEQVEWSKDAIAAAIKDVLKAQGLKMPQLAMPVRVLTLGTAHTPSVDAVLELLGREKICARLKNR